A region of Tolypothrix sp. NIES-4075 DNA encodes the following proteins:
- a CDS encoding response regulator, producing the protein MRILLIEDDEVLLNVLLQSLTSQHYVVDAVQDGQSGWEYAQSANYDLILTDVGLPILDGIKLCQRLRAEGSSIPILLITAKDASSDRIRGLDAGADDYLIKPLDLGELHARLRVLLRRGEVSPTTVLQLGDLRLDPRSCDVTYKEKPVALTPKEYTLLEIFLRNPSRVFSRGQLVEYLWTFEDPPLEESVKAHIKGLRQKLKKAGAVDWIENVYGLGYRLKEGVGDKEDKGTKGQGDKEEFFPPSPPLPTPPSQSLEQQFNQGMSKLWQQYQGLMIQRLTALQTASMAIQTKTLTPELRHDARQAAHKLAGVLGMFDREAGTVLAREIEQILLEDENLGHTDEGKKELSVRERKLVSLVSELADLLNLGEPDASSDAETSRLLLIDSDANLCRDLQQLAHSLDLTWKQITNLELAKIWLQSHSPDLVVLAVDADENQEDSLALLSELAVRTPFIPTIVLASADKLLNRVRVARLGGQGFLVRPVTAAQIWDMATQLLQRTQSQAVNILAVDDDPVFLAALRPMLEPWGIRLTKLDDPLRFWEVLRSTVPDLLILDIDMPQVSGLELCQAVRADPEWQGLPILFLTAKSDRSYIQQIFTIGADDYLNKPVVPAELLTRITNRLERSRLLRNLSTKDALTKLANQAQSSRDLELLIKSIKDEDANVPNSFYLAIFALTELPQINYQYGHTTGNNVLQRWGHLFCAAFREAEVLGYWGNGEFVVAMPIFTKQPADIDAEKLAVKHRFWEFMTTLRQQVFTAPDSSRFQVNFDFGLAEYPTDGVTLQSLYQVANQVKKNQTL; encoded by the coding sequence ATGCGAATTTTGTTGATTGAAGATGACGAAGTTTTGCTGAATGTGCTGTTGCAATCTCTTACCAGTCAGCACTATGTCGTCGATGCAGTTCAAGATGGTCAAAGCGGTTGGGAATATGCCCAAAGTGCAAACTATGACTTAATTCTCACGGATGTGGGACTCCCGATACTCGATGGCATTAAGTTATGCCAGCGGTTACGTGCTGAGGGTTCCTCCATCCCGATTTTATTGATTACTGCCAAAGATGCCAGTAGCGATCGCATTCGCGGACTAGATGCAGGTGCAGACGACTATCTAATCAAACCCTTAGATTTAGGAGAACTTCATGCACGGTTACGAGTATTGCTGCGACGTGGCGAAGTTTCCCCCACAACTGTCTTACAATTAGGCGATTTACGTTTAGATCCTCGTAGTTGCGATGTAACTTACAAAGAAAAACCTGTAGCTTTAACCCCCAAAGAATATACTCTATTAGAAATATTTCTGCGAAACCCCTCACGAGTATTCAGTCGCGGACAATTAGTTGAGTATCTGTGGACATTTGAGGATCCACCTTTAGAAGAAAGCGTTAAAGCACATATTAAAGGATTGCGGCAGAAGTTGAAAAAAGCCGGTGCCGTAGATTGGATTGAGAATGTCTACGGTTTGGGATATCGGTTGAAGGAGGGAGTAGGAGACAAGGAAGACAAGGGGACAAAGGGACAAGGAGACAAGGAGGAATTTTTTCCCCCCTCTCCCCCTCTCCCCACTCCCCCATCCCAATCCCTTGAACAGCAGTTCAACCAAGGAATGAGTAAGCTGTGGCAGCAATATCAAGGGTTGATGATTCAACGTTTAACGGCTCTGCAAACAGCGTCAATGGCGATACAGACTAAAACGCTTACCCCAGAGTTACGCCACGATGCAAGGCAAGCAGCGCACAAACTGGCGGGTGTGTTAGGAATGTTTGATCGCGAAGCGGGTACAGTGTTGGCACGAGAAATTGAACAGATTTTGCTGGAAGATGAAAATTTAGGGCACACAGATGAGGGGAAAAAGGAACTGTCTGTGCGCGAACGAAAGTTGGTGTCTCTGGTGTCGGAATTGGCTGATTTGCTGAATTTGGGTGAGCCAGATGCTTCTAGCGATGCAGAAACATCTCGACTGTTGTTGATTGATTCTGACGCAAATTTATGTCGAGATTTACAACAACTAGCGCATTCCCTCGATTTAACTTGGAAACAAATAACAAACTTAGAGTTAGCAAAAATCTGGCTTCAGTCTCATTCGCCAGATTTAGTAGTGCTAGCGGTGGACGCAGACGAAAATCAAGAAGATAGTTTGGCGCTGCTCTCGGAATTAGCAGTTAGGACACCATTTATACCCACAATAGTGCTTGCTTCTGCTGATAAGCTTTTGAATCGGGTTAGGGTAGCTCGTCTTGGTGGACAGGGATTTTTAGTTAGACCTGTAACTGCTGCTCAAATTTGGGATATGGCAACGCAATTATTACAGCGTACTCAGTCCCAGGCTGTAAATATACTAGCAGTCGATGACGATCCGGTATTTCTGGCAGCACTGCGCCCGATGTTAGAACCTTGGGGTATACGGTTGACAAAATTAGATGACCCCCTACGTTTTTGGGAAGTGCTGCGGTCTACTGTTCCCGATTTGCTGATTTTAGATATAGATATGCCGCAAGTTAGTGGTCTTGAACTGTGTCAAGCAGTTCGCGCTGACCCCGAATGGCAGGGATTGCCGATTTTGTTTCTGACTGCTAAAAGCGATCGCTCTTACATCCAGCAAATATTTACCATTGGTGCAGACGACTACCTCAACAAGCCAGTTGTACCAGCGGAATTACTAACCCGAATCACCAATCGTCTAGAACGTTCTCGCTTGCTGCGAAACCTCTCCACCAAAGACGCTTTAACTAAACTGGCGAATCAAGCTCAATCAAGCCGTGACTTAGAACTTCTCATCAAAAGTATAAAGGATGAAGATGCAAATGTTCCTAATTCTTTCTATTTGGCAATATTCGCTTTAACAGAATTGCCACAAATTAATTACCAATACGGTCATACTACTGGCAATAATGTTTTACAGCGGTGGGGTCATCTGTTCTGTGCAGCTTTTCGGGAAGCAGAGGTGTTGGGATACTGGGGTAATGGCGAGTTTGTGGTAGCGATGCCGATTTTCACCAAACAACCAGCAGACATCGATGCAGAAAAGCTTGCTGTCAAACATCGCTTCTGGGAGTTTATGACTACTTTACGACAACAAGTCTTCACCGCACCAGATAGCAGCCGTTTTCAAGTTAACTTTGATTTTGGTTTAGCTGAGTATCCCACTGACGGAGTGACTCTACAATCTCTATATCAAGTTGCCAATCAGGTCAAAAAAAATCAGACGCTTTAA
- a CDS encoding pre-peptidase C-terminal domain-containing protein → MSDQNAFQVGQLSSNPTSGHWDMAGGAKFVYEFTVGENSNMNLSITDVVGDVQLDLYKDNGDGKFNASDTFRDESDRPGNRDEAINRFDGAGRYFAVVYNNSLTTDAHYNFTLSATTHNSVLASNLLPTEFNLGTVDKTHPAIQTLFLGDGNNADTFAFHLDKTSNIHLLLQQGGTILGAQGDSDVRIGQDTNHDRIIQDTEIIGFSNNLGNADDKIDQSLIAGDYFVQVYQFKGNIHPTLQLSVS, encoded by the coding sequence ATGTCAGATCAAAATGCATTTCAAGTCGGTCAATTAAGCTCTAATCCTACTTCCGGACATTGGGACATGGCAGGTGGTGCTAAATTTGTCTATGAGTTTACTGTCGGTGAAAACAGTAATATGAATCTTTCGATTACAGACGTAGTTGGAGATGTTCAGCTTGACCTCTATAAAGACAACGGTGATGGTAAATTCAATGCGTCCGACACATTTCGTGATGAATCAGATCGTCCTGGTAATCGTGATGAAGCAATTAACAGATTTGATGGAGCAGGACGTTACTTTGCTGTAGTTTATAACAACTCGCTTACAACAGATGCCCACTATAACTTTACTTTGTCCGCTACTACGCACAACAGCGTGCTAGCTAGCAATCTTCTGCCAACAGAATTTAACTTGGGTACTGTGGATAAAACGCATCCTGCTATCCAAACCCTCTTTTTGGGTGATGGAAATAATGCGGACACTTTCGCTTTCCACTTGGATAAAACTAGCAATATCCACTTACTTTTGCAACAAGGAGGTACTATTTTAGGAGCTCAGGGAGATAGCGATGTGCGAATTGGTCAGGACACAAACCATGATCGTATCATTCAAGACACTGAAATAATTGGATTTTCAAATAACCTGGGTAACGCTGACGACAAGATAGATCAATCTTTGATAGCAGGAGACTACTTTGTTCAGGTGTATCAATTTAAAGGTAATATCCATCCGACACTGCAACTGTCAGTTTCCTAA
- a CDS encoding peptidylprolyl isomerase, producing the protein MTTALQIGDRTIKSEEIIPLMASYKILPQLLCESIIDQAIVDIDCTPEETESACEEFYQHWHLTDNAQKETWLKRYGMSQQQLESLATRSLRIEKFKQKTWGHKLESYFLKRKGQLDQAIYSLLRVKDQGLANELYFRIKEEEQSFSELAFKHSEGAEAKTGGLIGPVELRTLHPNLAQLLRMSQPGEIWTPLPFGEWQVIVRLEKLIPAQLDEAMRQRLLQENFQAWFQEQLGQLSPQDQMWMGVKPNQQAA; encoded by the coding sequence ATGACTACAGCTTTACAAATTGGCGATCGCACTATTAAATCTGAGGAAATTATCCCTTTAATGGCTAGTTACAAAATTCTCCCACAGTTGTTGTGTGAAAGTATTATTGACCAAGCCATTGTAGATATTGACTGCACACCAGAAGAAACTGAAAGTGCTTGCGAAGAATTTTATCAACATTGGCATCTAACCGATAACGCTCAGAAGGAGACTTGGCTAAAGCGTTATGGTATGAGTCAGCAACAATTAGAAAGCTTGGCAACTCGTAGCTTGAGAATTGAAAAATTTAAACAAAAAACTTGGGGACACAAATTAGAGTCTTACTTTCTTAAGCGCAAAGGGCAATTAGACCAAGCGATTTATTCTTTACTTCGAGTGAAAGACCAAGGACTTGCCAACGAACTTTATTTTCGCATAAAAGAAGAAGAACAATCCTTTTCTGAACTAGCTTTTAAACATTCAGAAGGAGCAGAAGCTAAAACGGGGGGACTCATAGGTCCTGTTGAACTTCGCACTCTCCACCCGAATCTAGCTCAACTCCTCCGGATGAGTCAACCGGGTGAAATTTGGACACCTTTACCTTTTGGTGAATGGCAAGTGATTGTCCGTCTGGAAAAGTTAATTCCCGCACAACTTGATGAAGCGATGCGTCAGCGATTGCTGCAAGAAAACTTTCAAGCTTGGTTCCAAGAGCAACTTGGTCAACTTTCCCCTCAAGACCAAATGTGGATGGGGGTTAAACCAAATCAGCAAGCAGCGTAG
- a CDS encoding calcium-binding protein: MSILGTRNPDTIVGTAGDDTIFGFAGNDKLTGGAGSDLLIGDEGNDILDGTDPTSANPGRGETDSLLGGLGADTFILGSAGKVYYNDGNDTSKGTLDYALIKDFNKSQGDKIQLVGNASQYVLGDSPVQINNPAPEIGIYFKTGNSLELIGVVGDGVGSLDFNKDFKFV; this comes from the coding sequence ATGTCTATCTTAGGTACTCGAAACCCCGATACTATTGTTGGTACAGCTGGTGACGACACTATTTTTGGCTTCGCCGGCAACGACAAACTAACTGGTGGTGCTGGGAGCGACTTGCTGATTGGTGACGAAGGCAATGACATTCTCGATGGCACTGACCCGACATCTGCTAATCCTGGTCGAGGTGAAACAGATTCTCTATTAGGTGGTCTAGGGGCAGATACCTTTATACTTGGTTCCGCCGGTAAAGTCTACTACAACGATGGAAATGATACTTCCAAAGGCACTCTTGACTATGCTCTGATCAAGGACTTCAATAAATCTCAAGGAGATAAGATCCAGCTTGTGGGTAATGCAAGTCAATATGTTCTGGGTGACTCACCTGTTCAGATTAACAACCCAGCTCCTGAGATTGGTATTTATTTTAAAACTGGCAATTCGCTTGAGCTAATTGGTGTTGTTGGGGATGGTGTTGGCTCTCTAGATTTCAACAAAGATTTTAAGTTTGTTTAA
- a CDS encoding peptidase domain-containing ABC transporter, whose product MTYSVASNQVHEFLEQTFPFNQLNPQQLHTVTTKCQLVRYRTGQPLFVRESMPAQIAIIYEGKVRLLGYDQRTEKPASLQVVGAGEILGWVGLVRGVPCEIAIASTEVICITLPAADFLDLIQSEPLFAEALSNKCVLSELFELLSVELNRQADANTNLKELALKIWQDVTVLNLSKGSKVNISQLDSQRIWLVSSGAVENFAAGSRLDFDSVGQFLRVSGIRGARLLSLPQEEGKKYANIPHSSTPVETRLIASLQKIQNPKSEIQNLEIPYASDEPPISSSETNTGQTKFPYVRGNGAIDAPLACLQMLSQYFGVSFRRDLIKKVLQNQLKAADNISLQVAGAVVEMIGLRTQLVQVPVTAIHRVKAPALIRYNDSFAILYSITEKEIVLGIPESGISRRKIRDFSEVWGNESQVLLLQAPLNKPKEKFSLKWFLPSIYKYRRVLTEVLIASAFVQLFGLANPIITQVIIDKVLVQKSLDTLDVLGIFLLGVGVFEALLTTLRTYLFVDTTNRIDLSLGSEVIDHLLKLPLSFFEKRRIGELAGRMNELENIRSFLTGTALTVVLDAIFSVIYIVVMLFYSWTLTLVALATVPLFGLLTMSVSPIVRQQLKHKAERYADTQSYFVEVLSGIQTVKAQNIELKSRWQWQQKHVKYISAGFKNVITSSTASSISGFLNKFSGFLLLWVGAHLVLANQLTLGQLIAFRMIAGYVTSPLLRLIQLWQNFQETALSIERLGDVLDAPQEIDEANSKNITLPEIKGTVNYEAISFGFNANVALQLRNINLEINAGSFVGIVGQSGSGKSTLTKLLQRLYEPTSGRVKIDGYDVSKVELYSLRRQIGTVLQDTLLFSGTIQENIALTNPEASSEEIIEAAKIADAHDFIMSLPNGYNTIVGERGSALSGGQRQRIAIARTVMQNPNLLILDEATSALDYNSERQVCQNLAEAFRDRTVFFITHRLTTVKNADVILVMDQGAIVERGTHSELMALKGRYFCLYQQQEGMGNGEWVMGNG is encoded by the coding sequence ATGACTTACTCAGTAGCCAGCAATCAAGTACATGAATTTCTAGAGCAAACTTTTCCGTTCAATCAACTCAACCCCCAGCAGCTACACACAGTCACAACTAAATGTCAACTTGTACGCTATCGCACTGGACAGCCGTTATTTGTTCGAGAATCCATGCCGGCGCAGATAGCGATTATTTATGAAGGCAAAGTTCGGTTGTTGGGCTATGACCAACGTACAGAAAAACCTGCAAGTTTGCAAGTAGTGGGTGCAGGAGAAATTCTCGGTTGGGTGGGATTAGTGCGGGGAGTACCTTGTGAAATAGCGATCGCTTCCACCGAAGTTATTTGCATTACCTTACCTGCCGCAGATTTTCTCGATTTAATTCAATCTGAGCCGTTATTTGCTGAAGCTTTAAGTAATAAATGTGTTCTGAGTGAACTGTTTGAATTATTAAGTGTTGAACTTAACCGACAAGCAGACGCAAACACAAATCTCAAAGAATTAGCTTTGAAAATTTGGCAAGATGTAACTGTTCTCAACTTATCTAAAGGTAGTAAAGTTAATATTTCTCAGCTAGATTCGCAGCGAATTTGGCTTGTTAGTAGTGGTGCAGTTGAGAACTTTGCTGCTGGAAGTCGTTTGGATTTCGATAGCGTGGGACAATTCTTGAGAGTTTCTGGAATTCGCGGTGCTAGATTACTAAGTTTACCGCAAGAGGAGGGGAAAAAATACGCAAACATCCCCCACTCCTCCACTCCTGTAGAGACGCGATTAATCGCGTCTCTACAAAAAATCCAAAATCCAAAATCCGAAATCCAAAATTTAGAGATTCCTTATGCTTCGGATGAACCCCCAATATCGTCATCAGAAACCAATACGGGACAAACTAAATTTCCCTACGTGCGTGGAAACGGTGCGATTGATGCACCTTTAGCTTGCTTGCAAATGTTAAGTCAGTATTTTGGCGTTTCTTTTCGTCGAGATTTGATTAAAAAAGTCTTGCAAAATCAACTGAAAGCAGCAGATAATATCTCTTTGCAAGTTGCAGGTGCTGTAGTTGAAATGATAGGTTTGCGTACACAATTAGTGCAAGTTCCTGTTACTGCTATTCACCGCGTTAAAGCACCAGCATTAATTCGTTATAATGATAGCTTTGCTATTCTCTATAGCATTACAGAAAAAGAAATAGTGCTAGGAATTCCTGAATCAGGAATTAGCCGCAGAAAAATCCGTGATTTTAGCGAGGTTTGGGGAAATGAATCTCAAGTACTTCTGCTACAAGCACCTCTAAATAAACCAAAAGAAAAATTTAGCCTAAAATGGTTTCTCCCATCAATTTATAAATATCGTCGAGTATTAACAGAAGTCTTAATTGCTTCGGCTTTTGTTCAGTTATTTGGTTTAGCAAATCCGATTATCACTCAAGTCATTATTGATAAAGTGCTTGTGCAAAAAAGCCTAGATACTTTAGATGTTTTAGGCATATTCTTGCTAGGTGTAGGTGTTTTTGAAGCTTTACTCACCACCCTCCGCACTTATTTATTTGTTGATACTACTAACCGCATTGATTTAAGTCTTGGTTCAGAAGTAATCGACCATTTACTGAAACTTCCTTTATCATTCTTTGAAAAACGCCGCATTGGTGAACTTGCCGGTCGCATGAATGAACTAGAAAATATTCGCTCTTTTCTGACTGGAACTGCTTTAACAGTTGTTTTAGATGCAATTTTCTCGGTAATTTATATAGTCGTCATGCTGTTTTACAGTTGGACTTTAACACTTGTGGCTTTAGCAACAGTTCCTTTATTTGGTTTGTTAACCATGAGTGTTTCTCCCATTGTACGGCAACAGTTAAAACACAAAGCAGAACGTTACGCTGATACTCAATCTTATTTTGTCGAAGTTCTTTCAGGAATTCAAACAGTCAAAGCCCAAAATATTGAACTAAAATCTCGCTGGCAATGGCAACAAAAACATGTCAAATATATTAGTGCTGGCTTTAAAAACGTTATCACATCTAGTACAGCTAGTTCTATCAGCGGCTTTTTAAATAAATTCTCTGGCTTTCTGTTACTGTGGGTTGGGGCACATTTAGTTTTAGCCAATCAGTTGACTTTAGGACAGTTAATTGCTTTCCGGATGATTGCTGGGTATGTTACTAGTCCGCTGTTACGTTTAATTCAACTTTGGCAAAATTTCCAAGAAACAGCTTTATCGATTGAACGCTTAGGTGATGTTCTCGATGCTCCTCAAGAAATTGATGAAGCTAATAGTAAGAATATCACTTTACCAGAAATTAAGGGTACTGTTAACTATGAAGCAATTTCTTTTGGATTTAATGCGAATGTAGCTTTGCAATTAAGGAATATTAATTTAGAAATTAATGCGGGTTCGTTTGTGGGAATTGTTGGTCAAAGTGGTTCGGGTAAAAGTACTTTAACAAAATTACTCCAACGTCTTTATGAACCAACATCAGGTAGAGTAAAAATTGATGGCTATGATGTCAGCAAAGTAGAACTTTATTCGCTGCGTCGTCAAATTGGTACTGTACTGCAAGATACGCTGTTATTTAGCGGGACGATTCAGGAAAATATTGCTTTAACTAATCCCGAAGCGAGTTCTGAAGAAATAATTGAAGCGGCAAAAATTGCTGATGCTCATGATTTTATTATGTCACTGCCCAATGGGTATAACACAATCGTGGGAGAAAGAGGTTCAGCATTATCAGGAGGACAGAGACAACGGATTGCGATCGCTCGCACTGTCATGCAAAATCCCAACTTATTAATTCTCGATGAAGCAACCAGCGCCCTTGATTATAATTCCGAACGCCAAGTGTGTCAAAACTTAGCTGAAGCTTTCCGCGATCGCACAGTCTTCTTCATCACCCATCGTCTCACTACCGTCAAAAATGCCGATGTGATTTTAGTCATGGATCAAGGTGCGATCGTTGAACGAGGTACTCACAGCGAATTAATGGCACTAAAAGGACGTTATTTCTGCCTTTACCAACAACAAGAGGGAATGGGGAATGGGGAATGGGTAATGGGTAATGGGTAG
- a CDS encoding HlyD family efflux transporter periplasmic adaptor subunit — protein sequence MNITFDQSVILERPKTSSRMFIWLIITLATSAVTWASLAKIEEAIPATGKLEPQGFVQEVKAPTGGVVKEIYVEDGQQVKKGQLLLTFDTTAPKAELESLNKVKESLLKENQFYTTEVTHSGIIGKPSDLQSLTQLKAKLISENKAFKALVSGVNLPNINGELNANEQLVMANRAELQSRQTAARSQVTELQTQLAQTREQLTSAEKQLPIAQAQLQTAKIQLATAEAQLPKAQERVATAKQILSTDKDILERMNPLASQGAISIVQAQQQRQKVLTRYQEISSSEAEILTRRKEVAASQSEITNRQSEIVHSLGEIARMKKEEQRIGATIAKAQAELQNTVDLTSKEVLTRITENDKKIAEIDSQLSRARLDNQKKIDEIDAQISKAKLSLEYQELHAPADGVIFNLQPHSAGFVANSTQPILSVVPNENLVAHVFLTNKDIGFVRDGMEASINIESFPESEFGNVTGKLIWVGSDALPPTQERPFYNFPAKIKLDSKLLSANGKKLPLQSGMAVNCSIKVRKRTVLSIFTDMFDKKVKSLETVR from the coding sequence ATGAATATCACATTTGACCAATCTGTAATTTTAGAACGTCCAAAAACCTCATCCAGAATGTTTATTTGGCTGATAATTACTCTTGCTACATCCGCAGTAACTTGGGCATCTCTGGCAAAAATTGAAGAAGCTATTCCGGCAACTGGTAAATTAGAACCTCAAGGTTTTGTACAAGAAGTTAAAGCACCAACGGGAGGAGTAGTAAAGGAGATTTATGTTGAAGATGGACAACAAGTAAAAAAAGGGCAATTATTACTAACTTTTGACACTACTGCTCCAAAAGCTGAACTAGAATCCTTAAATAAAGTCAAGGAATCGCTGCTGAAAGAAAATCAATTTTACACTACAGAAGTTACTCATAGTGGTATCATAGGTAAACCGTCAGATTTGCAAAGCTTGACGCAATTAAAGGCTAAACTTATATCAGAAAACAAAGCTTTTAAAGCTTTAGTATCAGGTGTTAATTTGCCGAATATAAACGGTGAATTAAATGCAAATGAACAACTTGTAATGGCAAATCGTGCAGAATTACAATCTCGTCAAACAGCTGCGCGATCGCAAGTTACTGAGTTACAAACACAACTTGCTCAAACACGAGAACAACTAACATCAGCCGAGAAGCAATTACCAATCGCTCAAGCGCAATTGCAAACTGCAAAAATACAATTAGCAACTGCCGAAGCCCAACTACCAAAAGCACAAGAACGTGTAGCAACAGCTAAACAGATTCTTTCTACAGATAAAGATATTCTTGAGAGAATGAATCCTTTAGCATCGCAGGGAGCTATCTCAATTGTCCAAGCACAGCAGCAGCGACAAAAAGTGTTGACAAGATATCAAGAAATATCATCAAGTGAAGCGGAAATTTTGACACGTCGTAAGGAAGTTGCTGCTAGCCAAAGTGAAATAACTAATCGTCAAAGTGAAATTGTCCACAGTCTAGGGGAAATAGCACGGATGAAGAAAGAAGAACAGCGTATTGGTGCGACAATCGCTAAGGCACAAGCAGAGTTACAAAATACTGTTGATTTAACTAGCAAAGAAGTCTTAACGAGAATTACCGAAAATGACAAAAAAATTGCCGAAATTGACAGTCAACTCAGCCGAGCTAGATTAGATAACCAAAAAAAGATTGATGAAATTGACGCTCAAATTAGCAAAGCAAAATTATCTCTTGAATATCAAGAACTTCATGCTCCTGCGGATGGGGTAATATTTAATTTACAACCGCACTCAGCCGGATTTGTCGCCAATTCAACTCAGCCGATTTTAAGTGTTGTCCCGAATGAAAATTTAGTAGCTCATGTGTTTTTGACTAATAAAGATATTGGATTTGTCAGAGATGGCATGGAAGCTAGTATTAATATAGAATCTTTTCCGGAAAGCGAATTTGGCAACGTTACAGGTAAATTGATTTGGGTAGGTTCTGATGCTTTACCTCCTACTCAAGAAAGACCTTTTTACAATTTTCCCGCGAAAATTAAGCTAGATAGTAAGTTATTATCAGCTAATGGGAAAAAACTACCTTTGCAATCTGGTATGGCGGTTAATTGCAGTATTAAAGTGAGAAAGCGGACTGTTTTGAGCATTTTTACAGATATGTTTGATAAGAAAGTGAAGAGTTTAGAAACTGTAAGATAA
- a CDS encoding response regulator, which translates to MSKCVLIVDDEEDVRAIAQMGLEMATDWNVLCASSGEEGLAIAQTNQPDVILLDMMMPDMDGRATLQQLKANPTTKHIPVILVTAKAQSSDKNSFSELDVAAIFAKPFRPLKLAEQISAVLK; encoded by the coding sequence GTGAGTAAGTGTGTATTGATTGTTGACGATGAAGAAGACGTGCGAGCGATCGCCCAAATGGGATTAGAAATGGCAACTGATTGGAACGTACTGTGCGCTAGTTCTGGTGAAGAGGGTTTAGCGATCGCCCAAACCAATCAACCTGATGTTATTTTGCTCGATATGATGATGCCTGACATGGATGGACGCGCTACACTGCAACAACTCAAAGCGAATCCAACAACAAAGCATATCCCTGTTATTTTGGTAACAGCAAAGGCGCAATCATCAGATAAAAATAGCTTTAGTGAGTTGGATGTTGCGGCTATATTTGCTAAACCTTTTCGCCCTCTGAAACTAGCTGAACAAATCAGCGCCGTATTAAAATAG